In the Desulfotomaculum sp. genome, one interval contains:
- the pglZ gene encoding BREX-3 system phosphatase PglZ, whose protein sequence is MTNWRDEILKEFTPGVARLTLAADPDSLLLEEQILESIRGRGFELITFVDRVEFRYAYEWNFRSRWDKGEQTDLVVVLHAPAGGLDSLPFDLLQAGRRLSFSLGDIFPNLSHPVISALDRGDLDALYDAQKKYAPGPIGDNATKEFVLRHVFEIAPDLIKQPSGLLGALLRRHYRGQRIPAVLDERFIQLLRQNNAFDGWPLETIVPDREAFFAFLQERWPVFLDRLAGKKESAVQEDKNPYGLTIDGPHDLPFDHHDIRVYLDNLFLEGLLHSVSHERADILSQTWAGAGVRTGETGDRRCRLTRLIDTLKSSLPAEDARHGEWFNFARGWAELNLLTHEHEQSACAMLSAGGKDAPRGEVARSIKALQAQADAAFTAWLLRRYAGLINMPPVPPVMLHHLPRFLARHIAEARNSKAALLLVDGLSLDQWLVVRGTLAVRRPGLLFRENAIFAWIPSLTSVSRQAAFAGRPPLFFPDILQTTDKEQALWAQFWAYQGLAPNGAVYARGLGDGSLERTGELISQPEVRVAGLVIDKVDKIMHGMELGAAGMHNQVRQWARQPYLARLLDLLLNRGFNVFLTSDHGNIEAEGCGRPAEGAAADLRGERVRIYSGRLLRDKVKERFPDALEWAPVGLPDTFLPLIAPARQAFVLEGERIVSHGGISIEEIIVPFIRIERKKI, encoded by the coding sequence AGTTTACCCCCGGGGTCGCCCGGCTCACCCTGGCGGCCGACCCGGACTCCCTGTTGCTGGAGGAACAAATTCTTGAAAGCATCCGGGGGCGGGGCTTTGAACTGATCACCTTCGTGGATCGCGTCGAATTCCGCTATGCCTATGAATGGAATTTCCGTTCCCGCTGGGACAAGGGCGAACAGACGGACTTGGTGGTTGTATTGCACGCCCCGGCCGGCGGTCTGGACTCTTTGCCGTTTGATCTGCTGCAGGCGGGCCGCAGGCTTTCTTTCAGCCTTGGCGACATATTTCCCAATCTCAGCCACCCGGTTATATCGGCCCTGGACCGTGGCGACCTTGACGCCTTATATGACGCCCAGAAAAAATACGCGCCCGGGCCGATCGGGGACAACGCTACGAAGGAGTTCGTCCTCCGGCACGTCTTTGAAATCGCGCCCGATCTCATCAAGCAGCCCTCCGGCCTGCTCGGCGCGCTGCTCAGGCGTCATTACCGCGGACAGCGCATACCGGCAGTGCTCGACGAACGCTTCATCCAACTCCTGCGCCAAAACAACGCCTTTGACGGCTGGCCGCTGGAAACGATCGTCCCGGACCGGGAAGCTTTCTTTGCGTTTTTGCAGGAGCGCTGGCCGGTTTTTCTCGACCGTCTGGCGGGGAAAAAGGAATCTGCCGTGCAAGAGGACAAAAACCCGTACGGCTTAACTATCGACGGCCCTCACGATTTGCCCTTCGATCACCACGATATCCGGGTTTACCTGGACAATCTGTTCCTGGAGGGGCTTTTGCACTCCGTATCCCACGAGCGCGCGGACATACTGTCGCAAACCTGGGCGGGCGCAGGCGTTCGCACCGGTGAAACCGGGGACCGGCGCTGTCGCCTGACCAGGCTCATCGACACCCTTAAATCCTCCCTTCCGGCTGAAGACGCCAGGCACGGGGAGTGGTTCAACTTTGCTCGCGGGTGGGCGGAATTGAATCTGCTCACCCATGAGCATGAACAGTCTGCCTGCGCTATGCTTTCGGCGGGCGGAAAAGACGCCCCCCGTGGAGAAGTTGCCCGAAGCATCAAGGCCCTGCAAGCACAGGCGGACGCCGCGTTCACCGCCTGGCTGTTACGGCGGTACGCCGGACTGATCAACATGCCGCCCGTTCCCCCGGTCATGCTTCACCACCTGCCCCGGTTTTTGGCGCGTCACATAGCAGAGGCCCGGAACTCCAAAGCGGCCTTGCTGCTGGTGGACGGGCTTTCTCTTGACCAGTGGCTTGTCGTTCGGGGGACGCTGGCAGTACGGCGGCCAGGTTTGCTCTTTCGCGAAAACGCTATATTCGCCTGGATTCCATCGCTTACCTCAGTCTCGCGCCAGGCTGCTTTTGCCGGCAGGCCCCCGTTGTTCTTTCCAGACATCCTGCAGACCACCGACAAGGAGCAGGCCCTGTGGGCGCAGTTCTGGGCGTATCAAGGGCTTGCGCCGAACGGGGCCGTTTACGCCAGGGGGTTGGGTGACGGCAGCCTGGAGCGCACGGGGGAGCTTATCTCCCAACCTGAGGTGAGAGTCGCCGGCCTGGTTATCGACAAGGTGGATAAAATTATGCACGGCATGGAACTCGGCGCTGCCGGCATGCATAATCAAGTGCGCCAGTGGGCCCGGCAACCTTACCTGGCCCGGCTTTTAGATCTCCTGCTGAACCGGGGTTTTAATGTCTTTCTGACTTCCGACCACGGCAATATTGAAGCTGAGGGCTGCGGACGCCCCGCCGAAGGCGCGGCGGCCGACTTGCGCGGCGAGCGGGTGCGCATCTATTCCGGCAGGCTTTTGCGGGATAAGGTGAAGGAGCGTTTTCCGGATGCTTTAGAATGGGCGCCGGTTGGCCTGCCGGATACCTTCCTGCCGCTGATTGCCCCCGCCCGGCAGGCATTCGTCCTAGAGGGAGAACGCATTGTCAGCCACGGCGGTATTTCCATTGAAGAGATTATTGTTCCCTTTATCCGGATCGAAAGGAAAAAGATATGA